One genomic window of Quercus robur chromosome 6, dhQueRobu3.1, whole genome shotgun sequence includes the following:
- the LOC126689712 gene encoding epsin-3, with protein MGSLLLDHIKKQASSFLQEKYKNARLAFTDVTEAELLVEEATNNDPCSLDARIMTRIAEASLEIDDYWRIVDILHNRLSSNDWKRWRQSYKSLVLLGFLLTHGPEEFAEEFQCDTDVIQELGTFKHIDEKGFNWGISMQKKSDEILKLLGGGETLKQARLKALKVTKEIQGFGGSMGYPSSSTPSTTTPSSSSSEASRFSSFLSCSTTSIHDEENPIFPAANKNSEGSHLWYSPRIQETGSLLDSEDEEDEKKDGFMSGICSKLVGSSPSRGNHEKVGFRSVSDAGRMTKKRFDRQHSLWY; from the exons ATGGGGTCCTTGTTGCTAGACCACATTAAAAAGCAAGCATCTTCTTTTCTACAAGAGAAATACAAAAATGCTAGGCTGGCCTTCACAGACGTTACTGAAGCTGAACT GTTGGTTGAAGAAGCAACAAATAATGATCCATGTAGCCTTGATGCTAGAATAATGACTAGAATAGCTGAAGCATCTCTCGAGATAGATGATTATTGGAGAATTGTTGATATTCTTCACAACAG GTTGTCTAGTAATGATTGGAAGCGATGGAGGCAATCCTACAAATCACTGGTGCTTCTTGGGTTCTTACTAACCCATGGTCCTGAAGAATTTGCTGAAGAATTTCAATGTGATACTGATGTTATTCAAGAGCTCGGAACATTTAAACACATAGATGAAAAGGG GTTCAACTGGGGAATAAGCATGCAAAAGAAATCAGACGAAAtacttaaacttttgggaggAGGAGAGACACTCAAACAGGCACGATTGAAAGCCCTCAAAGTAACAAAAGAAATCCAAGGATTTGGAGGTTCAATGGGTTATCCTTCGTCCTCTACTCCTTCCACAACCACTCCTTCCTCATCGTCCTCGGAAGCATCAAGATTTTCATCATTTCTCTCATGTTCTACCACAA GTATACATGATGAGGAAAATCCTATTTTCCCAGCTGCAAACAAAAATTCCGAAGGATCACACCTGTGGTATAGCCCTCGGATTCAAGAAACGGGTTCTTTACttgattctgaggatgaggaagaTGAAAAAAAGGATGGTTTTATGAGTGGAATTTGCTCGAAGCTTGTTGGAAGTAGTCCTTCAAGAGGTAATCACGAAAAGGTTGGATTTAGGAGTGTTTCTGATGCCGGAAGGATGACAAAGAAAAGGTTTGATCGTCAGCATTCGCTTTGGTATTGA